The genome window CTAGAACCTCTCGCAGtgctctcagagctcagggaagacTGGACATGCCAAGAGCCCATGTTGTCCCTGCAAAAACACACCCTTTCCCAAACAAGCAGCGGGCTTACCTGGGGACAGTGCAAGACACAGGCATACAATAAATGCAATGACCTCTTTAAGTGCAGAGTATGTATGTTGTCAGTACGCCAGCCCTGGAAGGTACTGCTGAGCATCTGGAGGGCAGATTTTGTGAGAATGGGCCCTGTATGAACAGGAACATTAAAGTACCTGAGTTCTTGGAGTGGGGGGACTGGAAAGAACCCAGATATCTGCAAAAGGTCCCACATGGGCATTGGctagtttaaaaaattatggtCCAGGTTCCAGTAGCTACCTCCCCCCTCACTTACACATGTACGCAACACCCCCACAatgtgtactcatgtgcacacagcccatacatatacatacactcagatGCACATATATATCATACACGGACACATGTACTCTGACACATATGAGATTCACACATACACGTTTATCTGGGTTCTGTAGTGCTAGGAAAAGACTCAGGAAATCTGAATTTGGTCAAGCCTTGGAGAGTGGGATCTAGATGGGATGGGTGCCTGGACTCTCCAAGGCTATCTCACACAGTTAAAAGGAGGTCTTCCCAGATTCACAGGGACAGAGGTGGTCTCATATCTGTTACACAGCATGGCTGTTAGTGAAATCAGGCCTTCCAATGAGGACATTCAAGGATGATCTTGTGAATCAACTTGTGAGGGACAGTCCTGCTGAGTGGCCAATGACTCCTTTCTGGTCCATACTGCTTAGACACTCCTCATGGACATGGGCAAGGACTGCTTTGTTGAGAGCCTGTCCCTGCGTGCTGAGAGGTACCCACAGAGGGTGAAGGATAGCACTGCCTGAGTATATGAAGCCTCATGGCTATATATCTCTGTCCTTTCAGATCTGCCTTCCCTGAAAAAATAGCTAGGTAGAGCAGAACTACAGCCTATGGGGTGACCACAGGGCCATGCACCTGGCTTTAACTTTTTcactgtttgagacaggctctcgtGTATCCCAGGTGGTCCTCCAACTCACTGTGCAACCAtggaatgatcttgaacttctgaatcTCCCGCCTTCACCTCCCAGGTGTTTCAATTACATGTACAGACCACCTCActtggtttatatggtgctgaagatcaaaccTGGAACtcggtgcatgctaggcaagcatgctaccaactgAGCCCAGCCTCAGGTTGGCTTTTAGAGTCCTCCATGTGCTAGGCTACCCATTTGCACATGCCACCAAGAAATGAAAGGATAGGAACCTGTCCATCCCCAAAGTCTGTGGGTATTAGCACAGAAGACGACTTGGTTCTGTTCCTGTGTCTGTCACAACATGGCCCAGTGAGCAACATCCTTCTCTGGTCTAAATGTCTTGGGGAACATCCTGTGACTACATAGGATCAATTTATGAGAAAATGCTTAGTAAAGGTTTCTGTGCTCGCTGTCTAGTCAAAGCAGTAGAAAAGGTCCCCCTGGTGTATTTCCAGAGTATTACACCTCATTTTGACAGCTgggaaataaagacacagaggtCCTACAATAATCCTAGACCCAGGTATAGTGTGGTACGtacctgtaatcctggctctCAGAGGGCTCAGGCAAGATGACCACGAGCTTGagatcagccaaggctacacagcaagaccctgactcaaaatttTTAGTTGcctaaaataatctttttgttgtttttgagtcagtcagggtctcatgtgactcactatgcagctaaggatgaccttgacttcctGATGCCTAAAATAATCGTAGACACAGTAAAATCCCTCCATAGCTCCCACCTCGGTGACACATCTCATCTGGTTCTGAAGAGCTCCTCCTGCTTGTTGGCCTTGTTTTGTTCACTTATCCCCTTTCCCTTCTGTGGGCCaccatcttttcattttaaaattgtggggctggacatggtggtgcactcctttgattccagcacttgagagacagaggccaaACAGCttaggctatgtagagagacttcgtctcaaaacaagcaaacaaacaaaaaggcgtgtgtgtgtgtgtgtgtgtgtgtgtgtgtgtgtgtgtgtgtgtgtgtaaaagagtgGGAACATACACATCACAGCATGcactggagtcagaggacaacttttgagagtttgTTCTTTCTATCTTGGGTTCCATCAGACTCAGATCAGCAGATTTTATGGAACCATCTTCATGTTCTAAGTTACCACCCTCTGAAACACCCAGGCCTTGCCGAGAACCCGAGGTCGATCTGCAGCAGGTTTCACAGAGGTGGGGTGAAGCAGCAGCACCCCCCTTGGATGCAGGTTCTAATCTTTGTGTATAGGGAGATAAGCTGGGATCTCCTTTCTGTCTAACAATGATGGGTAAGGCAGCCCTTTGAGCTAATGGGACCTACAGGAGACCACTGGAATGCATCTGAGGCAAGCAGTGGATTCTAAGTGAGGCCGACCTTGACTGAAGGCTGGGTTACTTACTTCATATGTCCCCAAAGAAAAGTCCAGATAAGTTGGGCGAGTCTCCCATAATGCAAATGAACCTACCAGAACCACACAATCACCTTGAacagtataaacacacacacacacacacacacacacacacacacacacacacacacacacacagcttgatAACTGGATACAGTTAGTAAGTTTGTCCCTGCCCCCTtcctttggagctgaggaccaaacccagggcctttaaCTTGCaacacaagtgctctaccactgaaccaaaCCACCCCAACCCCCAGGAAGTTAAGTCTGACACTACTTCAGGTACAAAACGAAGAGGCAGAGTCCAACCTCCAGtgttgaaaataaacaaaaaggagaggTGAATGTGAAAGTCAGCTTTTCACTGTCAAAGGAGGTAAATAAACAAGATGGATGGGGTGCTGACATTTTATCTGAACCTCTTGGGAGGCCAAAGTGGGAGggtcttgaattcaaggccaccctgggctacatagtaacatctcatttaaaaaaaaaaacttcaaaaagtgtgtaggtgttttgcctacatgtatgtctgtgcaccatgcatggtatgcctggtgcccacaaaggccaggaaagtgtcagatcccccacaactagagctacaggtggttatgaggtggcacatgggtgctgagaattgaactcaggccttctggaagagcagccagtgcttttaactgctgagccacctctccagccctgagatctcctttaaaaaagaaaaaagcagctcagcagtggtagcacatgcctttaatcccagcactcgggagtgagttcaaggacagcctggtctacagagtgagatccaggacaggcaccaaaactacacagagaaaccctggcttgaaaaacaaaacaaaataaaacaaaaaccaaaccaaaaaaaaaaaaaagagaaagagaagaaaaaagctgTAATCCTAGCTCCCAGGAGTCAGCACCAGGACAGcttcaagtctgaggccagccaaaTAACTCTAGTTCAGTGGGAGCTATTTagtaaggccttgtctcaaagaaacaacaaacaaaacaaaacaaaaacaacaaaaaaggaaaatgtagaaGTTTCAAATCgtcaggcatggtggagcatgactctaatcccagcaggtagatccctgagttcaagaccatcatgatctacacagtgaatttcaaaacagccttcTACATattaagaccctgtttcaaagggaaaaaaatgttttaaaggtaCAAATAAGGAagaaggccaggctggcttttacAGTATTAATACACAGTCCTAATGTTGTCAGAGAGTTATACATCATGCATTTTGTCAGCTACTCATACTTCCTGGGAGTGTAAAGTGTGACACAAAGTCCATTTCTGTTTGGTGTGTATGCATGGGCATGAGTATGCATTTACAGTTCAGATGTCAACCTcagctgtcttcctcaatcactctctaattttctattttttataagttcttttttttttttttttttttttttttttgtttttcgagacagggtttctctgtgtagctttgcgcctttcctgggactcactaggtagcccaggctggcctcaaactcacagagatccgcctggctttgcttcccgagtgctgggattaaaggcgtgggccaccaccgcccagcttaagttctttttttatttacatattttatgtatatgggtgttttttcctgcatgtataccacaagagggcatcagatctcatgaattacagttatagatggttgtgagccaccatgtaggtgctgggaattgaactcaggacctctgggaaagcagccagtgctcttaacttctgagccacccctctaccttttgagataaggtctcaactgaatctggaactcactgattcagGATTAAACTAGCCCACTGGCATGTGTGCTCCAGGGGTCTGCCTGTACACCCAATACCAggattcctccatggcttcccccccactcccaggcagggtttctctatgtagaccaggctgtcctcaaactcagagatctgcctgcctctgcctcccaagtgctgggatcaaaggtgtgcgccaccatggcctagcccatgcctggctttttaacatGACAAATCCAAACTCATGACTtcttgcttgcacagcaagcactctgacAAGGGAGTCATCCCCAGGCCCACGGTCAGTTTCTAAGTACTGTTCCCCTCTAAAATGAATCAGGGATGACTGGGTGCCAAGGCAGAGGAGCCTGGGAACCCTTCAGTGAAGGGGAAGCTGGGAAGCAGGATGTGCTGAGACCAAAGAGAGCAGGTTGAAGGGGTTCAGAAGCCAAAAGGAAGCATCTCAAATAGGAAATACTTCAGTACTTAACTCAGAAACTTGATTCTGATTCCACTACTATGTGTAGCCTGAAACTCTTCATTCACCCAtgtctcccccttccccctgGAACCAGGCCTCCAGGGACACCATCCCCACCCGTTCTTGACTTCCTCCTGAGGTGGGGCACTGGATAATCTCATAGGGTCTAGCCCACAGTTCATGAGCCCTACCCAGGACATCAAAGCAAAGCTTGAGAAACTCTCCAACAATCAATTTATTTACTTACGACAGCATTTTGAGGAACCCAACCCAGCACCCCAAATCTACTAGTGTTCCACAAATCCTGCACCCTCCAGGACCCAGGGAGCTCACAGGCTGTTCCTGAGACTGCAGCTACTCTCGACACCTGTCATGTAGGTTGATTTCAGGGAGCCTGAGGGGCCTGTGGGTAGTTAGTATCTTGGTTTCCACACCCAGGGCCAACAATTCCAGCCCCCAACCCCAACATCAACTTGTAATGTGGAACACTGAGGGGCCCCAAAGTGCAGAACAGAAAAGACCAAACACAGGGAGTCCAGGTAAAGTCTCCAAGTTTGTGTAACCCTGTAGGTAGTATGCACTGCTCGGCCTGTGAAGAGGGCTGGGACAAACACACCCCATCTGCTGTGTACTTTCTACTTTGGCAAAAGAACAAAATCACCACGAGTTTCAAGAACATGAGTAAACTTgaggagacagaaaaataaaacagcagcctGTGCACACAGCCTTCAGGCCACCTCCATCAGCCTCATCACCTGCTTCCCGCCAGCTTCCCCACTGCTAAAGATGTAAAGAGCTGACCACAGCCAAAGGGGACTGTCCCAGGTCCCCTTTGCAAGCCACCCTGGCTTTCCCTTGGAGAAGGCAGAAAGGCAGCAGCCTATATCTAAAATGACAGAGGAGTCAGGGGACTCACATTCAAGAGTGAGCAGCTCTACAGAGGCCTGGATGGAGGCCCAGGGCCATGAGGCAGACCGCCCAGCCCCAAGTCCTTTCCTCCAGAGGcagctgctgaggaagggagaaaCTCTGGGGAGGGAACACCTGCCCTTGAGAGTGGAAACCGGTTCTGTTCCtgtgggctggggaagggagcTGAGGGACAGAAGAAGGCCTGGGCAGACTCAGCCAGCTGGCAGTGGTAGCCAAGAACTCAGCCCTGGGAAGACGGAGAAGAGTAACCATCTGTAAAGGTCCCCAGTCAATGTTGGTGGCACTGGCCATCTCTGGTACACCAAAGTCCACAGGAACCCACTCAGGGCTGTCACACAATAGGACTTCCTGTCtgcagaggtggggggagagggccCCAAGAGCTGTCTGGCAAGGGAGCGGCTCTGACCCTGACAGCCACAGCAGGTAGCAGGTGAGCAGTCACTGGAATCAGAAGGCCCCGAAGCACTGGGCGCAAGTCCACACATCTGCTGGCCAACCCTGCCAACTCCACGCAGCCAGAGGACAAAACAGAGCTTGCCATCTTCCAGCTGTGGCCCACAGTCACAAAAGTCACCCATACATTTGTGCAAATTCAATACCAGGACAGAGGCCACTGCTCACCCTAAGGCTCAGTTCTAAGGCGGCCAGCCTGACAGGTTGGAAAAGAGCCAAGGCAACTCTGAAGGGCTGGAGAAAGTGGCGCAGGGTGGGGCAGAAGCCTCCAGTACATCACAGGACAAGGAGGCGGCACCCGCCAAGGGCAGGCTAATTCCTCAGGGCAGCCAACCTGGAAACAACAAAAAGGATTCTGGTAAGAAAGGCAAAGGACAGAggtatttaaaatattgtctACAAGTGCTAGACGTGAACCCAGAAGTGAGGACCCACTTAGACTCAGGTTTTCAAAGTTGTCCTGGGATAATGTGTGGAAAGATGCCAGAAATAGCCACATAGTGTGACATTCTTGGGAGGGCACAGAACTCCCTTCTCCAGTGAGCTGTGTGTAGACGAATGTGTGGTCACACATCTGGGACCAACTGCTGGTTACAGAGGCCTGACTGCAGCATCTTGATGTAAGGGGACTGTCCCTGCAGACACAGGGCTCTCCCTCCGCCTTCCCAACAGTCCCATCAAATGTGATGGACTTTGCACATGTTGGGTTCCAGCCACCAAAATCCTTAGGGTCCCGAACCTTCCCCCTAGACAGGACACTAGAGCAAGTATTACGATATTCCCTCACGTAGGTCGTACCTCCGAGACAGCTGGTCCTCCTGGCTGCGCACAGAGCTTTCGCCCACAGCGGAGGCACCCTCTGGAAGCTGGCTGAGTTGGTCTAAGACCTCCAGGCCATTTTCCTCAGCAATCTGTACAATCAGGCTGTCTACCTGCTCCTGAGGTGTGGTCAGTGTGGTGGCAGAGCTCACAGAATCCTCCATTACCTGAGGAGAGGGTCATTCTGAGCAATATGGCCACGGAGCCCATGGCACCATAAAGCACACtacagttgttttgtttgttgtggaCATGTGTGGTGTACCCATGCATACACGTATGTGCTCATGTGAAGGCCAAAGGctaacatcaggtgtcttctccATCCTGCGTTCTACAAGGCCTCCCACTAAACCTAGTGTTCACCATTTCGGCCAGGCTGCCGGGTCGGCAAAGCCCTGGGATTCATCTGTCTTGGCTCCAGCACTAAGACTCGCATGCACCCAGCTCTCATGTGGATGCTAAGAACCCAAACTCAGGCCCCCAGGCTTGCACAAGGAGCACCCTGTCCTGAGCCGTCTCCCTAACCCCATTGTGTTCTGGCTCTCTCTCCACACTGCTTTCTCTTCGTAGGGTTCTCTCTAGGAAGCTTTGCCTGGCCCCCTTGGCCCTTCCTGGCCCATATCCAACCAGTTCCACCTCTGGGTCCACCTGGTTCAGGGACTATTCTGCACTCCTGTGTGCTTGTCTATCATGTGCTTGTCTATCCCCAGAAAGGGCTGGCGtcccatccccttccttctccaggtCTTGTCCAGCTCAGTCCAGCCACCCTGACCCTGTCCAGCCACACTACAATGGCCACCTACCGATGTGTGCACGTCCAGGTTCTGCACCTGCTGCTCAAACCTGTCCATCACTGCAGACACCTTCTGAAGGTCCATGGCACTCAGTGCCTTGTCCAGAGCTTTGGTCACCTGTGCCATATTCTTGGTCACCTGGGATAGAAGAGATTAGGGACAAGAACAGAGATAAAGACAGTCAAGGGCTGCAAACGAGGGACAGGTTATCAGAATTTTCTGATGGGACCCCAGAGTCTCAGCACACAGCTACTGAAT of Peromyscus leucopus breed LL Stock chromosome 5, UCI_PerLeu_2.1, whole genome shotgun sequence contains these proteins:
- the Chmp1a gene encoding charged multivesicular body protein 1a, which gives rise to MDDTLFQLKFTAKQLEKLAKKAEKDSKAEQAKVKKALQQKNVECARVYAENAIRKKNEGVNWLRMASRVDAVASKVQTAVTMKGVTKNMAQVTKALDKALSAMDLQKVSAVMDRFEQQVQNLDVHTSVMEDSVSSATTLTTPQEQVDSLIVQIAEENGLEVLDQLSQLPEGASAVGESSVRSQEDQLSRRLAALRN